A section of the Oreochromis aureus strain Israel breed Guangdong linkage group 22, ZZ_aureus, whole genome shotgun sequence genome encodes:
- the LOC120435715 gene encoding major histocompatibility complex class I-related gene protein-like, producing MNKSRNHLQLFFVCCFSCVNECENGKKKMKCVLILLLCCHAASPVKHSLKFFSTVTSGVQSIPEFVAGALVDEVQIGDFNSERGAELKKDWIKFFEDHPQHLEWYSLQSLDSHHFFKATIETLRQLLNQTEGVHIMQRMNGCEWNDETGEINGFNLYSYDGEDFLALDLQTLTWITPKPQAVLTKLRWDAQKDRLKLNKNFLGHRCPEFLKEYLQYGRSFLQTAVLPSVSLLQKTPSSAISCHATGFYPDRGLMFWRKDGEELHEGVDPGEILPNNDGTFQLSVDLKLSSVTPEDWQRYDCVFQFSGVNEDIITKLDKTAIRTNWEKPTDMGTFIGAAVIVLAFTIITAVTFLTYINKKSPDDGSEQSERVDPQR from the exons ATGAACAAGTCACGTAACCACTTGcagttgttttttgtctgttgtttttcttgtgttaatgaatgtgaaaatggaaaaaaaaagatgaagtgTGTGCTTATATTACTCCTCTGTTGTCATGCTGCATCTCCAG TAAAACACTCCCTGAAGTTTTTCTCCACTGTAACCTCTGGAGTCCAGAGTATCCCAGAGTTTGTGGCTGGTGCACTTGTTGATGAAGTTCAGATAGGTGACTTCAACAGTGAAAGAGGAGCAGAGCTAAAGAAAGACTGGATTAAATTCTTTGAGGATCATCCGCAGCACCTGGAGTGGTATAGTTTGCAATCTCTGGACAGTCATCACTTCTTTAAGGCTACCATTGAGACTTTGAGGCAACTTTTGAACCAAACTGAAG gTGTTCATATCATGCAGAGGATGAATGGCTGTGAGTGGAATGATGAGACTGGTGAGATTAATGGGTTCAATCTGTACAGTTATGATGGAGAAGATTTTCTAGCATTGGACCTGCAGACACTGACATGgatcactccaaaaccacaggcTGTCCTCACCAAACTGAGATGGGATGCTCAAAAAGATCgattaaaattaaacaaaaactttttaGGTCATCGGTGCCCTGAGTTTTTAAAGGAGTATTTGCAGTATGGCAGGAGCTTTCTGCAGACAGCAG TTCTTCCCTCAGTGTCTCTCCTCCAGAAGACTCCCTCCTCTGCCATCAGCTGCCACGCTACAGGTTTCTATCCTGACAGAGGTTTGATGTTCTGGAGAAAAGATGGAGAGGAGCTTCATGAAGGTGTGGATCCCGGAGAGATCCTCCCCAACAATGATGGGACCTTCCAGTTGAGTGTTGATTTGAAACTTTCATCAGTCACACCTGAAGACTGGCAGAGGTACGATTGTGTGTTTCAGTTCTCTGGTGTAAACGAGGACATCATCacaaaactggacaaaacagCGATCAGGACCAACTGGG AAAAGCCCACTGACATGGGAACCTTCATCGGTGCTGCAGTGATTGTTCTAGCTTTCACCATCATCACAGCTGTGACATTCTTGacctacataaataaaaaat CTCCTGACGATGGCTCTGAGCAGTCTGAGAGAGTAGATCCACAACGCTGA